A window of Cydia pomonella isolate Wapato2018A chromosome 25, ilCydPomo1, whole genome shotgun sequence genomic DNA:
AGATCATACAGTTACTAGTTTAAGATAGTGTCCTCTTGTGCGCGTGTTTGGATTTCGAGTGAAGAGGTCGCTTAGTTCTGGACAGTCGTAGTATCCGTGAATTATTTTGAACGTCTTGATCAAGTCGCCACGTTCACGCCTTTTTTGTAGTGTTGACAGGCCCAGCTTGACCAATCTTTCCTCATACGAAAGTGACTTTAACTGCGCGGGAATCTTAGTAAATCTACGCTGCACTCGCTCGATCATATCAATGTCTTTTTTGAAATATGGATTCCATATCTGAAAACCATATTCCAGAATTGGTCTTATGTAggtcttatatattttaagcaTCGTTTCGGTGGTGAGAATACGAAAAGctcttctatttatttatttatttatttaatctttattgcacaaaagaaaacaatcttatagtacaaaaggcggacttaatgccacgaggcattctctaccagtcaaccttaaggctaagcagagagattgagagcggtgctacaattacaatagcaaaacaaatcaagcaaaaatacatgaaataacatatacatacaaacataatacacacatacatatataaataaatatgtatatatatatacatatatataaataaagacgaaacatctgaagctaataaataaatacattaagaatctttcattctgctagcaaagaaagcacgtaatgattttttgaaagcgaacttatttggcgcatttttgatgtaaaaaggaagtccattccaaagacgcgccacctgcacggtgaacgaatttgacatgaacccagtccggtgaagagggatggacagagacatattgccagaagagcgaagttgacggtcgCGGGTAACGCCATAATATTGAAAGAAGGATTTGAGGTATTCAGGAGAATGTGGGTCGTTAAGCACAGAAAAAAGAGTGGAAAGCAAGCGAATattgcgtcgttgacgaatGGGAAGCCAGCCAAGTTGTGCGCGAAAAGAAGAAACGTGATCATATTTGCGGAGGCAAAAAAcgaagcgaatgcagttattaaGCAGGCGGTCCAATTTATCGAGCAACTCTTCGtttaagtccggataacacacatcaccATAATCAATAATGGGCAGTATAAGGGTGTTAATTAGTGCAACTTTAGTTTTGATCGGTAAGAAGTGCTTCATTTTGTTGAGAGAATGAAGTGAGCCCATGACCTTACGGCTGATTTCAGTAACCTGTGCTCTCCAACTCAAGGTACTGTCTAAAAGCACACCCAGGTCTTTAACACTTTGACTAAATATTATTGGGGAGCCGTTAAAGTTTACTGGTGCAAGTGCGTCCAAGTCTAGTTTAGTAAGCTGTTTGGAACTACCTATAACAATAGCTTGGCACTTAGACGGATTTACAAAGAGGCCAAACCTCTCGGACCACTGCTGGATATGTAAAAGGTCTAGGTTTAGTTTACCAATGCAAGTTGGAACGTCAGTCACGGAGCACTGGTCGTAGAGTTGCAAGTCATCAGCATACAGATGGTAGGAACAGCGAAGGTCAGgtgtgataaaattaataaaagtagaaaaaagaaGTGGAGATAAGATACCTCCTTGAGGCACGCCAGTCGCCAGGTCACACCAGTCAGACAAAGACCGGTCAACTCGGACTGCCTGCTGGCGGCCTCGCAAGTAGGCAGCAAACCAGTTAAGGGCTATTTCAGAGACACTCATATGTTTGAGCAAGGCAAGGAGAATGTCATGGTCAACGGTATTAAACGCGTTAGAAAAGTCAATAAGAATAAGCACCGTGACCATTTGCCTCTCCATGCCTCGCCTGATGTCTTCTGTTACCTTGAGAAGCGCAGTACTGGTGCTATGACTTGGTCGGAAACCTGACTGCAAAGGGCTTAAAAGGTTATGCGAGTAAACGAAGACGGAAAGTTGTTTATGAACAACTGCCTCAGCTATTTTCGAgaggaaaggaagaattgaAATGGGCCGAAAGTTACTGAGAGTGGTGGGATTACTAATTTTAGGCAGTGGAATCACAAATGCTTTACGCCAAAGAGAAGGGAATTCGCCAGTGGCCAGTGAAGTGTTGATAATGTCAGCAAGTACAGGAAGTACGCAGTCGAGGACCGACACAATCATGTAACGACTCACATCATCACAACCTACGGCTTTTGACTTGATAGCTTTAATAATGACCTTTATGTCAAATTCAGAAACAGGACAGAATGAGAAGGAATCTGAGATAAGAGAAATCAAAGAAGAGATGTTAGAAAGTGTAATGGCCTTAGTAGCGGTGTCAACAGAAGGAGCGGAGGAAAAATGCCTGTTAAGGTCATTGAGAGAAAAGGAACTGCCATTAAAACTGTTGGGGGATTTTCCCAGGCCAAGAGATCTGAGGAATTTCCAAACATCGGCCATAGACGAAGAGGAAACATTACGGTGAATAAATCGTCGCTTCGCTGCACGTACCATCTGGTTGCAACGATTACGAGCTGATTTAAAGAGATTCCAGTTCTCATCCGTGCGGTCACGTTTAAAGAGCCCGAAAGCTCTGTTCCTCCTTCTCATTGCCATTCGGACGCCCTCAGTGATCCAAGGAGCCGGTGGACGCCTTACTCTAACAGTATGAACAGGCGCATGCTTGTCAAAGAGCCCCAGAATCGCATCATTAAACAGAGAAACCTTAGCGTCAGTTGATGAGGTCGAGAGCACAGGAGACCAATCGATAGCAGCGGCATCTTTTAAAAGAGATTCAGGATTAATCTTGGCGAAGCTACGCATATGAATTAGAGCCGGTTTGCATTTAGGTGCCTTGATTTTGTAGGATGCATATATAAGATCATGGTGAGAGAAACCTGGCGCCATGAACTGCCCTAACTTAGTGACAAGACTTGGCGATGAAGTAATGATCACATCGAGCCAAGTGTCCGATGACGCTGTATGATGAGTCGGATCCAATGGAAGAAGAGAGAAACTGACCGACTGAAGTAATGACCTAAGTTTACGAGAATGTGACGTGTCTTTCAGAAGGTCAGTGTTTAGATCCCccatgataaggtgatgtgcgTAATCAGAACTCACGGACTCAAGAATTCGTTCCAGATGAGAAAAGTAGTCGACGGTGGGGGGACTATAAATTACACCCAGGACTGCCTTAACCCCTTTGACAATCACCTCGAGAAATATCCATTCCGCTGAGCCAGTGTAAAGAGAAGGAGTcgaatttaacaatttgtacgGAATGGTACTTCTAAGGTAAATGGCTACGCCACCACCGCCCTTGCCAATTCGGTCATTCCTGATCAACACATAACCAGGCAAGGCATAGGATGTCGAGTCTAGGGTAGGCTTTAACCAGCTTTCCGACACCAAGATGGCATGGACAAAGTCGGACTGAAATGTCTCAATAAGTTCACTATAGTGAGAAGGGATACTTTGGGCATTAATATGGCATACATTAAAGTCACCGGAGTTGAGAAATTCGCGAGACACGAGAGTGCCCAAAGTGTGAGAAATATCAAAGGAATCTAGAGAATGAAAAGAAATACTGTCAATACTAGCAGAATAAAAAGTTTCATCGTcagacataaataattaaaatacgtaataaatatataataatatgactacaaaatatttataaaaaataaattataaatacaagatatagccacaaaaaaaaaactctgctTATCCTGCTGGTTAGCTTGTGAGATTACAGAAtaaacaactatcggaaattaaaaacaaagtaaaattacataaatggCAGCAGGTCAcgattataatgacaaaacatACTATTGTAGTAAACAGAAACGGTTTAAACATTGACTCAAACTCTCCAGACTAAACTGACGTCAaaaatgtcaatgtcactgtcagaccaGCTAGTGTGAAGTGTGtgcaaaaacaaatgaaattataactaaaaaaaaaacgggtaaGATGACAATATTAACAAATGGACTATGAACTACCTACTGCCATGGTGAAGATAACATAAAAAAGGAAACAGGAGAAAAATTGAATACAACACACTACAAACTTAGAAATTATGACTTCCCGGCACGCCGGGGGCGGCCGGTCTGGTTGCTGGGGACATCTAAGACGGCATCGGCATTCTTCGCACCAGCAGCGCCGGAGTCAGGCGTCGACGACGAACGAGGCTGCTGGTTGTCGCTAAGAGGCTTCAGGCGCTCAACATCTTCATTCGATTCAATGCGTTCACGCCTGCCCGAGGTCAACTTTACAAAGATGTTGCCACCAATGGACCAGCAACTTCTCATCCCAAAAGCCTTACGTGCCTGCACAAACAATGCTTGCCGCTGAGGCGTAAGGAACTCAGAAATGGCGTATGTGGTTCCCTTACAAGAGGTCTTCTTCTGCCACACAGTTGACTTTAGGTCCATATCAGTGAACCTCACAAGAATAGGCCTGTTGCGACCCTCAGATGGCTTGCCAAGTCGGTGACATGCTTTAAATGAAGCAGTCGAGACACCGGAGATTTTTAATTGGTCAGTAATAATGTCAGCGATGCGCAAACTTACAGTTTCGGCCGGATCCTCTGGAACACCATTGAAGAGTAGATACTTTCTCCGATGTCTCATCTCCATAACATCCTGAGCGTGGCTAAGGCTTTTAATCTGGTTCCCAAGAAGTTTCATCAAGCTCAATATTTGCTccttaaaaattgaaaattcctCACTAAGACTGGTGACTGTCGCCTTTGCTGCCGGTGACCTGTGTAGCTTGGCTTCAAATTCAGCGAGCATCTTCTGCACTCTTGTCTCCAGTGACTTCTGTGACTCGGCAATATCTGTGTAGCTTGACATTGTTGTAGTGTTGCTCTTATAGGTTATGTACTTGACAGTTTTGTAACCAACAGGATAGCAAGTACTTAAAGATTGATAATTAACACATGTACAGTGTCACAAATATTACTGCAGTGAATTTGTAAGTTAATTAGCACTTATCTTTGGAATGGGCttaaaaatgtaagtatttaatatatattacaataaataattcaacagtgctatgttactttttttatgTCTACCACccaaaaaaaagcttttatgtAGATTATAGAGTTGGCCTTTTTTACCATTTTTGAAATATGGGGTTCCCACTTGAGATCGTTGGATATAATGACTCCCAGGTCTTGTTAGGTCGTGACTCCTGCGAACTAAATTAGACTTTATATCATATAAACAATGattgtatcatcatcatcacaccGTTATATACTTACGTCCCACTACACTTGGCAGACACGTTAGCACAATGCGGATTGAGGACTTTACACACACCAATGAAtgtaagttataaatatttaattgcttATTTCAAACACTTAAAAGTGAATCTTATCAACAATAAAACCTAGATGGATCAATGTTTCATTTGTCCCTATATTgtaaatttcattgaaatcaTTAACGACGTTTTTGagattaccaaaaaaaaaattaaaatgtatctgaaaaaatattatagattaTTTGCCCCTACTTTAtatatgcaagtgttattttaaacaacaaacttctatgaaataataatgtttacttaacacttgcacaggctgggctatcaaaattgctgccaagttagcttggtctgactctacaatgCTTATATACTTGCTAAACATAATATACTAAGGCATATAGGATACTGAATTAAGTAGGGGGTATCAGGCCTTTAGCGCAACGgagattttattgataaaaatatacacTTACCTTGTAAAACAACCAACTTGTTCACTGCTTGtattatatcatttttaaatgtatatgcCCTTCTCAATTTAATGCTGCAACCAGTGCACATCGCATAGAGACCTGAGTCCCGCCCaatctgtaaaaaaaacaattaaactaAAAGTCATTGTTcattccttaaaaaaatatatgatacactTATGGTGTAAGAAACATGGGCAGACTATGGTTAGTTGACTGCAACGTAcaattacatataaataagaaaagagctaaacatttttttgccaTATTAACAGCAGAAATTCTCGGAATATAGATATCCGTGTGAATTGCAAAAAGCTGACACACCTATAACCCTAAAGCAGTAATAACAAGGAGATACAATTTGTAGTGAAATTTTAATTACCTCAATGCTGAAACAGTTTTTAATGACTTCAACGTATAATTCCTCTTTGTCATTGCAGATATTATAAGTGGTGAAGATGTTCAAGTTGCCGCCGGTTTTTGAGCAAACGAAACAATTCTTTTCTGCTTCAGTAGTCATTATTGCTATAAGAAATATATTAGAAACACCTCCTTATTCGTGTCTCACTTATTGTACCAATAAATCTGTATTTTCCATAAGTTTATATCGTACACCGCTTCTGTcctttttgttttttctatttattgtatCGCGTTCCTTCCCAAGCGAGAAGCAATAAGAATAAATGTCAATGTCACGGTTGTCAACTgtcaaattagtttttttttatattgcatAGACTATCTAAATGCTCTATAAAGTATGGTATACATGACCTTTagaacagtaaaaaaaaattgtatgtgaaatatttaaaactctTAAGACGGAactataccacgtgatcgtccatacaaatgGAGAAAACGATTTTCCACTTTcaaacattttccattctccatgattttttgtacgttattgacacaattaaaaattaggtttacaggttttcctttttatcaaaatttgaaaaaataaattgtttttaaagCTATTATTCCCTCTAAGTGCCCTAGTAATATTAAAACACCATTTCAAAGTGTCCAAGCATTATCCATGCTCATATAGTAATTTCGTTCATGAGTTGAGTTGAAGATTCGTGcagtaaagtattattattgttgttattgtatAATTAGCCTAATTCTTCAAAATTTTAAGTCGTAAAAACGTCTCAAACATAACCAACCGTCTTTTgtcaaaacaaattcaaatcaattttcATACATGGCCTTTTTTGTTTGCTGATAAATTGTTATAAAACATGGAGGAGCCAGACTTTGTAGGTTGCGTTAGTTGCATGAGCACCACCGATTTATACGACCTATTTGCTGCTTATTCCGACAATGTGGAAACTTATGCAAAAATGTTTGAAACCTGCTTCGACTTGAAGGTaaccatttattttttaatctttttatttcatgtttattttGATCTCAAGTCATACAACATGCATACAAATTGCAGTTTTAAACATGACCATCATTTTTCCTCATTTATACTATGGTGATTCCACACTAGGACCTAagttttaaagttatattataaTCAATTTGTTTTTAGGTGTTGAATAtctctaaatatatttgtgcGGTATGTACTCAGAAGCTGGAAGAAGCAGTAGTTTTCAAAGAACAGACTTTAAAGAACATTTCCATGTTGCAAattataaaaggtaaaataaatcattaaaattttaaataaaaaaaattcgaaACTAGTAACTCTTTTCAAAGGTTTTAGTACTACTAGTTCCAAGTTTTATTCTAGATTTATGACTATCAGCCACTAGCATGTTTTAGTCTACAGAATAAAAACAGATTATAGTTTACATAGTTGAGGTATCAAGCTAAAAAAGTCAAATACTATCACTTTCACCAAGGTTTTATagtagtaggtaattaattaaatgatttttattttcgagacaaccggtctggcctagtactggtgaccatgcctatgaagccgatggtcctggggtcgaatcccggtaagggcatttatttgtgtgatgagcacagatattcttcctgagtcatggatgttttgtatgtatatcaTTGTCTGAATACCCGCAACATAATCCTTCtttagcttaccgtgggacttagtcaatatgtgtaagaatgttgttataatatttatttatttatgtatgattAATTTTTTGGGTTCAATGGTTATTTTTACTAAGCTACCAAGGTGCAAGTAGCGGAATGTTTCCAAAGAGTCAGAAAAGATATATAAAGGAAGTTTCCAGTTTGTAACCCTATGAAAAAAAGTAGTTTATACCTTTCCCATGTGCTGAAAATCACAATTGTGACTGCAGCTGGCAAAACGCCCCATtttgtcacttgccataaggatgctATGTCAGGTTATTCGCATAAACATATAAGCACAtctcatccttatggcaagcaacaaagtgggactttttgctgGCCATGGTCACAATTTAGGAAAAATTACATCGACATATCAGAAGTTATTTACCAATAGTTTCCTAGTGTGTACTGCGTTAGCTTCTGGAACAAAAAAAGTCATAGAACTCTTCCACACTGGGTTGGACCTGGGTGATCTAGCTTGCCCAGATTGAGCTAAGTCAcccacatatttttttaggtttttgtggataattgtaatattagcgtacattttattcttattaaaaacataataaaaaataaatatgtcgggacaattttacacagatctacctagccccaaactaagtaaagcttgtactatgggtactaggcaacgatatacatacgtatatagacaaataaatgcccgcTCTTACCGGGacttgaacccaggaccatcggcttcacaggcaggttgactacccaataggccaaaccggttgatatttagttattaattatgtcaaatatttagttatttagctttaataaaatgttaaataaacccagaaaataaaatagtcataGATTACCATTATCCAAACCAAATATATTTTCTCAGATGAAGAATACCTAGATGAGTCAATACTAGAAGAGGCAGATGCATCCGAGGAGGTGGAGTCTCAGGAAGCAGCCTCCGGCAAAAACTTGGAAGCCGGCGATGAAAATGAAATGGATGGTAAGatattatgtatttgttattatttctgTTGACACTACTTTAAACTGGAAAGCAATTTTGTGAAACAAGTTGTTTTCTTTGCATTTGTTGTATTACAAATGAGCAATTAAATATGGCTTCCTCTTcccttataattattattttttgattaaataattaaaggGCTTTTCAATTTCTCATTCTAAACTTACACGAAACAAGCACTTTCACATGCCAGTGGCAATTATCGCACATTACgcaactatgtcgaaaatttaagcCATATGttttacgatacatgtgcgaataggcaattcgcaactcgtgttgatttaatttaaaacactccctttagTCGTGTTTTAACTTATCCCCACTTGTGGcgagtttcctatttttcgcacttgtatcgtaatgtactattgtttgcTCTTGCCCCTCCATCCTCTTTTGCCAGTCatccccccctcaccccctttCCTCCCGCAGGAGAGCTAGACGAGCAATACGCCATCCAAGCCCTGGACGAGACGACGTGCATCTACTGCGATCTTACGCTGTCTGATGCTGCCGAGGTACCTACCTTACTGTTCCTCCATTCCCACTCTACCCACTTCcactttgtaatttttttataaattatatgtgtTTTTCCGAAACATTCTTATAAACATTAGTAGACACAttcaatatgttaaaacgggtcactcgcgtattttaagtcgaaaatgctcgacatgtttcactccgtaccgaggagtgtcgtcatacgtgagtgaccctttttaacatatttaatatgtctgtgtctcgcggaagttttgttattgaaATTAGTAGACATTAGTCTGAGTGTGCTGGCTGAACGGGCGGACTGCCTGCCAGTGTTAAGTTTCTATTATTATAGTTTGTTTGTTCTCTGTTTAGCAacagttaattgtatttaaatagttttttttcctattgtaGTTGTGTAGTACTAACCAAGCTATGGACTCAGAGTctgcaatatatatatatttttttattatagtcaAGAAATTCGATTCTGTGCCACTCGGTACCTTTTTGATAGTTGCATTAGTGGCACGAATGTACTGTCAGCAAAACTGTTAGCTTTGCACCTGCaatattacataatttgtaTGCAAGGATGCTAAGCTAATTGGTTTGCTGAGTGTACCTATAGGAGACTAGAGGCTCGGTCTTTAGAAGTGCACCAAAAAACCTGCACACCCCGCAACTTGGAAATTGGAAAACTATAAATGTCATAAAACTAGCAAAACCTTTACCTGCAATGTGAATTCGCGTTTTAGTGCAAATCAATCGTAGCGAATGCAAGTGCTTAATGAATATCGCGAAATCAAGTGTCCTAGCTATATTTGCCCAAGTACAACGGGCAAGTGTACACATTGGCGATCTAACATgaaaatcgcttacgctccataGCGATCGAAACACAACTGTCACCGTTGtactaatacggaagagtgatagagagacacaaagcgtttcgttgtcgaagcgatagcgattgtcaccttcgCTACGCCGGCTGATTATTATACGTTTAGCTTTATAAAAGTTTGCGGCTTTAAGCCCAATTTTTGCTGTGCAGGTAGAAGAGCACGTCCGCTCCGTACACGGGCTAGAGCCCCGAACCGGACTCCGACTGCAAGAGTGCAACATGTGCGGCGCCACGCTCACACACGACGTGCTCGACCACATCAACAGGTGTTGTATTCTGTGTACCACGTAAAACCATGAGGCCGCTCTATAATAGTGCGTCACGGTGCGATTCGAATACACCGCCAAGCCCCATAGTCGCATGACATCATGATAGTTTCACAGTCATTTTTGCACCTTCATGCAAAACAAGAGTGCGACGCGAACTCAGCGCAAAGTTCACATTTGTCCCCGCCCCGGGCACGTGAAGCGGGGACATATAGGAATACAGCAAAGTTCTACCCTCGCTTTCCATATCCTATCGGATCGTGATTCGTGAAGGTGTACGAGAGTGGAGCCAATccacatttttttataggtaccttGATTTAATGACTTGTTCCTGATTTTTGGTCCTGACCAAAAACCGGGTACTTTACCATCGGTGGGTGTTGGTAAAGTAAAGCTTCTTTGATTCGCAGTTAATCCAAGTTTGGAGAGGACAGTCGCAATTATACTGAACGAAATGTTTaaataagtgaaaaaaaatattttgttacttacaCAAAAATGTGGACTTGTGAACTAATATGTGTTGTCACGACATCGGTATTAGGATATTGATCgtaatgtatttctttattacttaatttcAGTTATTTTCTATTTGATTACTCAATGAGAtcggataatattttatttccatgtaacgtaatttaattttgacaaaGTTCTTTTGAGTTCTAGATTTAActaaaagtagatttttttaaagacagtCCTTGTCGCAGATGCCATGGCGCCAGTTCGGGAGACAACCGCCGCTATCCTTGTCACTTCTGCGACAACGTGTATACTAGTAGAAAAGCCTGCTACACTCACCTTCGGATGAAACACGGCTGTGAGTATCTACCCAACACTTTACAGGTACCTATAGTTTGGCCAGGGACTAcgtcaaaattcttttcattgtcttgtttttagttcccaaaaaatgtgacagagttgagctttttgtatgagcaaatttagttttaatttttttctctagttaaaatataatatacagatCTAGAAAGATCTACAATAGCACtcggttttttaatttatttgataaaagacaTAAATACAAgagtgacagagtggtcagaaacaagacaacgaaaagaatttagACCCGAATGTCTCAATTCAAACATAGATAGATATAATCATACTGTGTtagtcttacgctagtactagcatccaaaaaaAGGATGAGTACCTACagttttttattcttatttattgacaaattgggtttgccagactatattaGTCGGCCTAACCGCTAAGGTAGGCTGAAAAGCAGGCAAAAGTATAGGGTCGATATCATAAAGCCGCTGATTTACTCGTGTTTACGCGCGACTAAAGGTCTGAGCTGTGAATAATTTAAACCCGATAGTTTCACGGTTAGAAAACATTCTTAGCtcaattttgatgtatttttacttGTTTGATTCAGTAAAACTCAGCAACGATCAAACACCAAAATACACGCCCCGTGAACGCAAAAAATGCCACATTTGCGATCGCGACTTCAGTCAGAAGCAGATCCTGAACAAGCATCTCTGGAAGGTGCATGGCTACGAGGTAAGAGCAGGAGGCAACTATCTGTTAGATTGAGACGTAATACCTAAAACTAAGCAACATTCCCCAAGAAATGTAAGCATTTGTACGTtacatacaaatagccatacatttgacgtgcccctcccccgcaaaaattggcaaactgttttgtacagaaaattacagacaaggcgtctccagttaaatcctccaaggcaGCATAGGCCTAAaggtatattattttatcttagATTAAGTTATTGTATTGAAAAGACGTAAgtatacatacttatttgtTAAACACAGGTGGAAAAACGCAAAGCCTTCCTTTGCCCTCTGTGTCCAAACCGGGTGAGCTACGGCGCTCAGTTCAGCCGACACCTACTCACAGAACACCGAGTGAGAGAACACGTGGAAAGGCTACATCTACATTCCATGGACGGTAAGtatatatttcaaaaacaaTAGGCGGGTCTACactccacacagagcgagcatgtGTGGGCCCGcctaataagttttttgtcaaacaGTTCATTTTAGATACATGATGTTGTCGCTGACTACCTACTCTTTGTCAACAGGCAATTATCATCGAGACAATTGTATAATACTCAaatacaattagtttgcgttgttttatcaccgaGTTCCCATAGCCTCCTCCTGTCTatccatcagatcagctcaatggtaccataatattgcattgtcattcaatttacatatgtacctataccaattatcagcttcatcggaaattttgatgtgggtcaaatttagcttccaagattaatttacagtacatatggggctactttatagcactagtgcgagaagtagcatattacgttactgtgtcgaacatttaaagggccatatgtactgtaaaacgttgtacgatacatgtgcgaataggtaattcgcaactcgtgtcgatttaaaacactcccttcggtcgtgttttaatttatcgccactcgtttcgaatttcctatttttcgcacttgtatcgtaatgtactattacagtacatatggggctactttatagcactagtgcgagaagtagcatattatgttactgtgtcgaacatttatagggccatatgtactgtaaaacgttgtacgatacatgtgcgaataggtaattcgcaactcgtgtcgatttaaatcgattttttattcgtaatgtactatttaagtAATTCTTCAACTCTTTCCAGAGTTCATGTTATTCAAAAGCGCCATACAAGAGGAAACCAAGTATCGCTTCCGAAAAACAACTGCCAGTAAACAGACGATAGAGGGCGTGCGGTCGCATTATATGTGCAGCCAATCCGGAGTGTATGTATGTCAGGTAAATACATGACCTTCCAATTAAGTATATTAAAGGGTCACTCACGTTTTGGTCGACAAGTATCACTTTTGAAACACCGACGATAAGAGGGCGTGCGGTCGCATTATATTTGCAGCCATTCCGGAGTCTATGTATGTCAGGTAAACACATACCCTTTTGATTAAGAATATTAATGGGTCACTCACGTGTTGGTCGACAAGTATCACTTTTGAAAAACAGCTGCCATTAAACAGACAATAGAGGGCTTGCGATCGCATTATCGCTTTTGAAAACAACTGCTAGTAAACAGACGATATTCACGTTTTGGTCGACAAGTATCACTTTTGAAAAACCGACGATAGAGGGAGTGCGGGCGCA
This region includes:
- the LOC133531422 gene encoding gastrula zinc finger protein xFG20-1-like isoform X3, with product MEEPDFVGCVSCMSTTDLYDLFAAYSDNVETYAKMFETCFDLKVLNISKYICAVCTQKLEEAVVFKEQTLKNISMLQIIKDEEYLDESILEEADASEEVESQEAASGKNLEAGDENEMDGELDEQYAIQALDETTCIYCDLTLSDAAEVEEHVRSVHGLEPRTGLRLQECNMCGATLTHDVLDHINRCHGASSGDNRRYPCHFCDNVYTSRKACYTHLRMKHGLKLSNDQTPKYTPRERKKCHICDRDFSQKQILNKHLWKVHGYEVEKRKAFLCPLCPNRVSYGAQFSRHLLTEHRVREHVERLHLHSMDEFMLFKSAIQEETKYRFRKTTASKQTIEGVRSHYMCSQSGVYVCQGKGKRPAPERQIYKTGKACPAHMIVTETTEGVLVTFHKTHVGHGPCPYYQPRETKKPKTETISSLPPDRDPEPEPEESAGYDAAWICDSCGMAFMDAGEFREHVATHGLVLFPCQYCESVFQNLEAWSRHLRIEHNVLLF
- the LOC133531507 gene encoding uncharacterized protein LOC133531507, which translates into the protein MSSYTDIAESQKSLETRVQKMLAEFEAKLHRSPAAKATVTSLSEEFSIFKEQILSLMKLLGNQIKSLSHAQDVMEMRHRRKYLLFNGVPEDPAETVSLRIADIITDQLKISGVSTASFKACHRLGKPSEGRNRPILVRFTDMDLKSTVWQKKTSCKGTTYAISEFLTPQRQALFVQARKAFGMRSCWSIGGNIFVKLTSGRRERIESNEDVERLKPLSDNQQPRSSSTPDSGAAGAKNADAVLDVPSNQTGRPRRAGKS